The proteins below are encoded in one region of Juglans microcarpa x Juglans regia isolate MS1-56 chromosome 4D, Jm3101_v1.0, whole genome shotgun sequence:
- the LOC121261119 gene encoding probable mediator of RNA polymerase II transcription subunit 26c has product MTLQSVEGGDVGDLDPYGGLFDDEQTKIMEIKEHLEDPDQSDDFLVELLPSLVDMDITFQELKIDIGRHVNQLQKHSSSDVRRLVKLLVRKWKDNVDEKQ; this is encoded by the exons ATGACGTTGCAGTCCGTAGAAGGTGGAGACGTCGGAGATTTGGATCCCTACGGTGGTTTGTTTGATGACGAGCAGACAAAAATTATGGAAATTAAGGAGCACCTCGAAGATCCTGACCag TCTGAtgattttttggttgagttgcTTCCAAGTCTAGTAGACATGGATATAACATTTCAAGAACTCAAG ATTGATATAGGAAGGCATGTGAATCAATTGCAAAAGCATTCATCAAGTGATGTTCGGAGATTAGTGAAGCTATTAGTCAG GAAGTGGAAGGATAATGTGGATGAGAAACAATGA
- the LOC121261118 gene encoding RING-H2 finger protein ATL43: MPLSLSPLYLFQQIHRIESLSRKNNNYKQEPTFFGLTRTKTKKNKDQLFEYSKTSGTYPQSQRPSNMGIFNLKPKRLLSLLLLLITLSAIIWPSSIAADDVVQYAAFDTGRGGGIGDIATGNAPFPSPPPPSPPPLPNGRPGFSPFRPGIAVIVAILTTIFSVTFLLLLYAKHCKRGSVVVSGQAPRPSAARKNSGIERTVIESLPVFRFRSLRGQKEGLECAVCLTRFDSAEVLRLLPKCKHAFHVECVDTWLDAHSTCPLCRYRVDPEDVLLVDDPKILPQNQPIPSPADDSVVADVESGRLCEVSNIRRISGRHSSAGERGTGFLQMILQRASNSGSQDLTSFRRSLDSAGSRKKSDSVAVGCFDRPRKDGLLLTDERTGLDRTRFEHRINVSPASGGFNQRWSDVQPSDLLYLRSEMIISNSRRLSSSASGSRPSMTRQHGSSIIGGNGWWGGRNVINARSVSEITGLSRFQNPSHQYEQQRQQREEQEQRQAGVVSRWLASISQTRPAVRSERTTATIAS; the protein is encoded by the coding sequence ATGCCTTTGTCTTTGTCTCCTTTGTATCTTTTCCAACAAATCCATCGCATAGAATCTCTCTCTCGCAAAAACAATAACTACAAACAAGAACCCACGTTTTTCGGCCTCACCcgaacaaaaacaaagaaaaataaagaccAGCTATTTGAGTATTCAAAAACGTCCGGTACTTATCCTCAATCCCAGCGTCCGTCAAACATGGGCATCTTTAATTTGAAGCCCAAAAGACTCTTGtcccttcttctcctcctcatcaCTCTCTCTGCCATTATTTGGCCTTCTTCTATTGCTGCAGACGACGTGGTTCAGTATGCTGCTTTTGATACGGGACGTGGCGGAGGTATTGGCGATATTGCCACGGGAAATGCTCCATTTCCTTCACCCCCACCCCCGTCACCTCCACCCTTGCCCAATGGAAGACCAGGTTTCTCGCCGTTTAGGCCCGGCATAGCGGTTATAGTGGCCATCTTGACCACCATTTTCTCCGTCacctttctcctcctcctctacgCCAAGCACTGCAAGCGTGGAAGCGTTGTCGTTAGCGGGCAAGCACCGCGGCCCTCGGCTGCCAGGAAGAACTCGGGCATTGAACGGACCGTTATAGAGTCCTTGCCCGTGTTCCGCTTCAGGTCCCTAAGGGGCCAAAAGGAAGGGCTCGAGTGCGCCGTCTGTCTCACCAGGTTCGACTCCGCAGAGGTCCTCAGGCTGCTCCCCAAGTGCAAGCACGCCTTCCATGTTGAATGCGTGGACACCTGGCTCGACGCTCACTCCACTTGTCCGCTCTGTCGTTACCGGGTCGACCCGGAAGATGTGCTTCTCGTCGACGACCCCAAAATTTTACCCCAAAACCAGCCCATCCCATCACCGGCGGATGACTCCGTTGTCGCAGACGTCGAGAGCGGAAGATTATGTGAGGTTTCAAACATACGGCGAATTTCGGGTCGGCATTCATCTGCAGGAGAGAGGGGGACCGGGTTCTTGCAAATGATTTTGCAGAGAGCCAGCAACTCGGGTTCTCAGGATCTGACGTCGTTTAGGAGATCACTCGACAGTGCAGGTTCGAGAAAGAAGAGCGACTCCGTTGCCGTCGGATGTTTTGACCGTCCCCGTAAGGATGGGCTTTTGTTGACCGACGAGAGGACAGGGTTGGATCGAACTAGGTTTGAGCACCGGATCAATGTGTCCCCCGCGTCGGGTGGTTTCAATCAAAGGTGGAGCGATGTACAGCCGTCTGATCTGCTGTATCTACGGTCAGAAATGATAATAAGTAACAGCCGTAGATTGTCGTCGTCAGCATCGGGATCTCGACCTTCAATGACGCGGCAGCATGGCAGTAGTATTATTGGCGGAAACGGGTGGTGGGGTGGCAGAAACGTAATAAATGCGAGAAGCGTGTCTGAAATCACAGGCTTGAGTAGGTTCCAAAACCCCAGCCACCAATACGAGCAGCAGCGGCAGCAGCGCGAGGAACAAGAACAAAGGCAGGCGGGGGTGGTATCGAGGTGGTTGGCTTCGATTTCTCAAACACGGCCAGCTGTACGGTCGGAACGTACCACTGCTACGATTGCATCTTAG
- the LOC121261120 gene encoding uncharacterized protein LOC121261120 → MLKQSPSRNQKAKGFKVKHAIQICLLLAICIWLLYQVKHSHERKKASEENSSKISEKMQSGHEIIKLGRKDLHPREEEIERKEELEQVIEEIKPEESEDEGRGSGDDEMDGHQQGRVEEEESEEVDDLIDEEDREREGGSEELDSEGNGNQIEDVSFFEDEAQIEVQRNTQEAREENYKGDDASSAVMQNTQTISTEIGGLRKVKEQEIGDTEKSEVYQDNETSGTLEVKVDIKDSGSEASNREKVENVAFGDALRGEKGYKSGLANSEIGSNSFISLKQENIEPKVHGGSTLMLMETPGSWNGTDRFHESIQVMDTTSSATNKEMAVLSGSESVALKGTANIDALTLSDESAASKTTKESEGTVYTVYRKTEEGSESQAEDENEDAAQNESFDSF, encoded by the coding sequence ATGTTGAAACAATCACCTAGTAGAAATCAGAAGGCAAAAGGCTTCAAGGTGAAGCATGCAATACAGATATGTCTTTTGCTTGCCATTTGCATTTGGTTGCTTTACCAAGTCAAACACTCCCATGAAAGGAAGAAGGCATCTGAGGAGAACTCCAGCAAGATATCTGAAAAAATGCAGAGTGGGCATGAAATCATAAAACTTGGGAGGAAGGACCTCCATCCTCGAGAAGaggaaatagaaagaaaagaagagttGGAACAAGTGATAGAAGAGATTAAACCAGAAGAAAGTGAGGATGAAGGAAGGGGTAGTGGAGATGATGAAATGGATGGACATCAGCAGGGGAGAGTCGAAGAGGAAGAATCTGAGGAAGTTGATGATTTAATCGACGAAGAAGATAGGGAAAGGGAGGGAGGAAGTGAAGAGCTAGATAGTGAAGGGAATGGGAACCAAATTGAGGATGTAAGCTTTTTTGAAGATGAAGCCCAAATTGAAGTTCAAAGGAATACCCAGGAGGCAAGAGAGGAAAATTACAAAGGTGATGATGCCTCCAGTGCTGTGATGCAGAACACCCAAACTATAAGCACTGAAATTGGAGGTTTGAGAAAGGTGAAGGAGCAAGAAATAGGGGATACAGAGAAGAGTGAAGTATATCAGGACAATGAAACTAGTGGCACACTAGAAGTTAAGGTCGATATAAAAGATTCAGGCTCTGAGGCGAGCAACAGGGAGAAGGTAGAAAATGTCGCTTTTGGAGATGCTCTTCGTGGTGAAAAAGGTTATAAATCTGGTTTAGCCAATTCAGAGATCGGCTCAAATTCTTTTATATCACTAAAGCAGGAAAATATCGAACCAAAAGTGCACGGTGGTTCAACATTGATGCTGATGGAAACCCCTGGATCTTGGAATGGAACAGATAGATTCCATGAATCGATTCAGGTTATGGATACTACCTCCAGTGCAACCAATAAGGAGATGGCAGTATTAAGTGGTTCTGAGTCTGTTGCACTAAAGGGGACTGCAAACATTGATGCATTGACTTTGTCTGATGAGAGCGCTGCTTCTAAAACCACCAAGGAAAGTGAGGGTACAGTCTATACAGTTTATAGAAAAACCGAAGAAGGGTCAGAATCTCAGGCGGAAGATGAGAATGAAGATGCAGCACAGAACGAGTCTTTTGATTCTTTCTGA